A window of the Thalassophryne amazonica chromosome 11, fThaAma1.1, whole genome shotgun sequence genome harbors these coding sequences:
- the zgc:162144 gene encoding RD3 domain-containing protein, protein MKMFPWSAVFSFEPKVPGQRTIKEMVTNTLMLELGAIVKRTERIHLERVSEGRRRRCSTSSSADYSWLVNTPVPRHYQLTPNDLLELQDLCEKIPPAQCGPVIVRFRRLVSQMEPEVHEVPRLFRSVLRDCVDELSGNDDDAPMNDPVFEKRHRSKSLSFVTFRSKFCTGHFPKGNNLRGSRANLQQQVDWTDEDNEGEEEAIKARARKGRSKSMPEICPIEESAHG, encoded by the exons ATGAAG ATGTTTCCTTGGTCAGCTGTGTTCTCCTTTGAGCCCAAAGTGCCCGGCCAGCGCACCATCAAGGAGATGGTTACCAACACTCTCATGCTGGAGCTGGGGGCGATAGTGAAGCGCACTGAACGCATCCATTTGGAACGGGTATCAGAGGGCCGTCGCCgtcgctgcagcacctcctcctcggCTGACTATAGCTGGCTGGTCAACACCCCAGTCCCACGGCATTATCAGCTGACGCCCAACGACCTGCTGGAGCTCCAGGACCTCTGTGAGAAGATTCCTCCTGCACAGTGTGGTCCTGTGATTGTCAG GTTCAGAAGACTGGTGTCACAGATGGAACCTGAGGTTCACGAGGTCCCCCGACTCTTTCGGTCCGTGCTGCGTGACTGTGTGGATGAGTTGAGTGGGAATGATGACGATGCACCAATGAACGACCCGGTGTTCGAGAAGCGGCATCGCAGCAAAAGCCTTTCCTTTGTTACTTTCCGCAGCAAGTTCTGCACGGGGCATTTCCCGAAGGGCAACAACCTGAGAGGCTCCAGAGCCAATCTGCAGCAGCAGGTGGACTGGACCGATGAGGACAATGAAGGGGAGGAGGAGGCCATTAAAGCCAGGGCGAGGAAAGGAAGGAGTAAGAGTATGCCCGAAATCTGCCCCATTGAAGAGAGTGCTCATGGGTGA